One window from the genome of Deinococcus psychrotolerans encodes:
- a CDS encoding ParA family protein, which translates to MKTRQVPYIIALTSSKGGVGKSTLAVNLAGALALRGSTALLDADAAIQTSGGWVRRGNLLITPLLEGESIPAGTRYLVIDTEGRPAVADMVDLSHSANIVLVPTAPNSVEVEATARLLSQLTQAGADMSKVRVIVTKAPPVGSVGQVARDELRGIGFRVCQTVIRRYTAHERAHEQGVLVKDTSDPKAENAWADVLGLAIEVC; encoded by the coding sequence ATCGCCTTAACCTCTTCCAAGGGCGGGGTGGGCAAATCCACCCTGGCCGTCAATCTGGCCGGGGCTCTGGCCCTGCGCGGCTCTACAGCGCTGCTCGACGCCGACGCCGCCATTCAGACCAGCGGCGGCTGGGTCAGGCGCGGCAACTTGCTGATCACCCCACTGCTGGAAGGGGAGAGTATTCCCGCCGGAACCCGCTACCTGGTCATTGACACCGAGGGCCGCCCTGCTGTGGCCGATATGGTGGACTTATCGCACTCGGCCAACATCGTTTTGGTGCCGACTGCGCCCAATAGCGTGGAGGTGGAAGCCACCGCCAGACTCCTTAGCCAACTCACCCAGGCAGGTGCGGACATGAGCAAGGTGCGGGTGATCGTCACCAAAGCGCCGCCAGTGGGCAGCGTCGGGCAAGTCGCCCGTGACGAGCTACGCGGGATCGGCTTCAGGGTTTGTCAGACGGTAATTCGGCGCTACACCGCCCACGAGCGGGCACACGAGCAGGGGGTGTTGGTCAAAGACACCAGCGATCCCAAAGCCGAGAACGCCTGGGCCGATGTGCTGGGCCTGGCCATTGAGGTGTGCTGA